Within the Granulicella sibirica genome, the region AACGTCTATCGCTCGCTGAACCACATCTACACCCAGCTCATCGACGATCTCAACGGCATCACCATCGCCGCTGCCTCTTCCATGAACGTCAAGGGGGAAGAGGAAGTCTACGGCGGCAACATCGCCGCTGCGAAGCTCGTTGGCAAGCTCATCGCCGAGCGCGGCATCGAGAAGGGCATCAAGAAGGTGGTCTTCGATCGCGGTGGCTATCTCTACCACGGTCGCGTCAAGGCCCTCGCCGAAGCCGCTCGTGAAGCCGGGCTCGATTTCTAGTTTTCCGACGGCCTCCTGAGGGACGGCCAGAAAGTAGTCAGGATCAAATATGGCACTCAAGCAAAAGCTCGATGCGAACCGCCTCAACCTCAAGGACGAGGTCGTCTCCATCAATCGCGTCACCAAGGTCGTCAAGGGCGGTAAGAACATGTCCTTCGCCGCGCTCGTCGTCGTCGGGGATCCCGGCGAAGGCGTCGTCGGCTACGGCTCCGGCAAGGCGAAGGAAGTCCCCCAGGCTATCCGCAAGGGGATTGAAGCCGCCAAGAAGAACCTGCACAAGGTCAACCTCACCGACACCACGATCCCGCACCAGGTGCTCGGTCACTTCGGAGCCGGTTCGGTCATGCTGAAGCCCGCCCCCGAAGGTACCGGAATCATCGCCGGTAAGACGGTTCGCGCCGTCATGACCTCGGCCGGTGTGCAGAACGTTCTCACCAAGTCGCTCGGTTCCGCGAACCCGCACAACGTCATCAAGGCCACGTTCGACGCTCTCATCCAGCTTCGCAACAAGGCCGAAGTCGCCGCCCTGCGCGGTAAGTCGGTCGACGAGCTCTAAGCTCTCGGCGCACACTTTTCGCCCAGATTGTATCAAGGAGCCCCATCATGGCAGACATCGCCAAAATCAAGCTGCAGTACTTCCGCTCCGTCATCTGCACGCCCGTCAAGCACAAGCTCGTCGTCAAGGGCCTCGGCTTCACGCGCCTCAATCAGATCGTCGAGCGCGAAGACACCCCCTCGATCCGTGGAATGGTGGCCAAGGTGCCCCATCTCGTACGCGTCGTCAACTAAGTACCACCCACCATATGCGAGTCGGCTGCTCATAACCGCCGGCGTTTAGCGAGGACATCATGGCAATTCGTAATCTCTCCAATCTCCGCGCCCCCAAGAAGGCGAACGAAAACAAGAAGCGTATCGGCCGCGGTATGGGCTCAGGCATGGGTAAGACCTCGACCCGTGGTCACAAGGGTCAGGGCTCCCGCTCGGGTTCGTCCCTCATGCGCGGCTTCGAAGGCGGCCAGATGCCCCTTCACCGCCGTCTTCCCAAGCGCGGCTTCACCAACATCTTCCGCGTCGAGTACCAGGTGCTCGGTCTAGACCGCATCGCCGAAGTGAT harbors:
- the rplR gene encoding 50S ribosomal protein L18, yielding MINPRQRNVIRQRVHTRIREKMSGTAERPRLNVYRSLNHIYTQLIDDLNGITIAAASSMNVKGEEEVYGGNIAAAKLVGKLIAERGIEKGIKKVVFDRGGYLYHGRVKALAEAAREAGLDF
- the rpsE gene encoding 30S ribosomal protein S5, with protein sequence MALKQKLDANRLNLKDEVVSINRVTKVVKGGKNMSFAALVVVGDPGEGVVGYGSGKAKEVPQAIRKGIEAAKKNLHKVNLTDTTIPHQVLGHFGAGSVMLKPAPEGTGIIAGKTVRAVMTSAGVQNVLTKSLGSANPHNVIKATFDALIQLRNKAEVAALRGKSVDEL
- the rpmD gene encoding 50S ribosomal protein L30, translated to MADIAKIKLQYFRSVICTPVKHKLVVKGLGFTRLNQIVEREDTPSIRGMVAKVPHLVRVVN
- the rplO gene encoding 50S ribosomal protein L15 encodes the protein MAIRNLSNLRAPKKANENKKRIGRGMGSGMGKTSTRGHKGQGSRSGSSLMRGFEGGQMPLHRRLPKRGFTNIFRVEYQVLGLDRIAEVIAETGDSSELTLDRIISLGLLRKKNALIKVLNNGEITTAITVHAHKFSKTAKEAIEKAGGQAIVIA